From Lolium perenne isolate Kyuss_39 chromosome 5, Kyuss_2.0, whole genome shotgun sequence, a single genomic window includes:
- the LOC127303653 gene encoding uncharacterized protein — translation MGSGRFASLPCPQLRKARCVCQCHNSVINTHSASSPRKMQPIPSPPLTMAKPKFVLVLVLLTLALVAAGSSNSKLSGAFAAADDDDGLPQRQEAMAEAVRAMHSYDPAHNGAAETVKRAMGVVNGELALLRPIFSAISRMPEGSAKEEAHTAAKELLARHLGELLPGSSVKVEEL, via the coding sequence ATGGGTTCCGGCCGGTTTGCATCCCTACCTTGCCCCCAGCTGCGCAAGGCGAGGTGTGTCTGCCAGTGCCACAACTCCGTCATAAATACTCACTCAGCTTCCTCCCCCAGGAAGATGCAACCCATTCCCTCCCCTCCCCTCACCATGGCGAAGCccaagttcgtcctcgtcctcgtcctcctcacgCTCGCTCTGGTCGCCgccggcagcagcaacagcaagCTCAGCGGAGCTTTCGCTGCCGCGGACGACGACGACGGCCTGCCGCAGCGGCAGGAGGCCATGGCGGAGGCCGTCCGCGCGATGCACAGCTACGACCCGGCGCACAACGGCGCCGCCGAGACGGTCAAGCGGGCCATGGGGGTGGTGAACGGCGAGCTCGCCCTGCTGCGCCCCATCTTCAGCGCCATCAGCAGGATGCCGGAGGGCAGCGCCAAGGAGGAGGCTCACACTGCGGCGAAGGAGCTACTCGCTCGCCACCTCGGTGAGCTGCTCCCCGGCAGCTCCGTCAAGGTGGAAGAATTATGA
- the LOC139831627 gene encoding uncharacterized protein produces the protein MRALFYNLRGFGGRGRRTQLRDYMQQERIDILGLQETIRQDFSAAELRSLEQGGQFNWNWVPANGHSGGMLLGFRDECFEVGAWRKGSFFISADIFHRCKRLIWTCILVYGPADHSRTREFLDELVSEVEACHYPLIIGGDFNLIRGAHDKSNDNINWPRVRQFNDVIASLALREINRTGARFTWTNRQLSPVRSVLDRVFVSPAWEQVFPLCSLLAVTRVGSDHNPLLFDDGEQGVRRPSRFIFQSWWLRVAGFDEMVKGKIDHCIHALGPHRCSVDLWQCIARCLRQHLRGWGANLGKLRRQVRDDLIS, from the coding sequence ATGAGGGCCCTCTTCTATAACTTGCGTGGGTTTGGGGGACGAGGGCGTCGCACCCAATTACGTGACTATATGCAACAAGAGAGAATTGATATTCTTGGTCTCCAAGAGACGATTAGGCAGGACTTCTCGGCGGCCGAGCTTCGGAGTCTTGAGCAGGGCGGCCAATTCAATTGGAATTGGGTGCCGGCCAATGGCCACTCAGGGGGGATGCTCCTAGGGTTCCGGGATGAGTGCTTCGAGGTAGGGGCCTGGAGGAAAGGTAGTTTCTTCATCAGCGCTGACATTTTCCATCGCTGCAAGAGACTTATCTGGACTTGTATCCTTGTCTACGGCCCAGCGGATCACTCCAGGACTAGGGAGTTCCTGGATGAGCTGGTGTCGGAGGTGGAAGCGTGCCATTACCCACTCATCATTGGGGGCGACTTCAACCTCATTCGGGGTGCTCATGATAAGAGCAATGACAACATTAACTGGCCTAGGGTGCGCCAGTTCAATGACGTTATCGCGAGCCTGGCCCTGCGAGAGATTAATAGGACAGGTGCCAGGTTTACTTGGACCAACAGACAGCTCTCCCCGGTTCGCTCTGTTCTGGATAGGGTGTTTGTCTCTCCGGCGTGGGAACAGGTCTTCCCGCTCTGCTCCCTTTTGGCTGTCACGAGGGTAGGCTCCGACCACAACCCCCTCCTCTTCGATGATGGGGAGCAGGGGGTCCGGAGACCTTCCAGGTTTATCTTCCAATCGTGGTGGCTAAGGGTGGCGGGGTTCGACGAGATGGTCAAAGGGAAGATTGACCACTGCATCCATGCGTTAGGGCCGCATCGCTGCAGCGTTGACCTCTGGCAATGCATTGCTAGATGCCTTAGACAGCATCTCCGGGGATGGGGTGCGAATCTAGGCAAGCTGCGCCGCCAGGTGAGGGATGACCTCATTTCTTAG